The Theobroma cacao cultivar B97-61/B2 chromosome 1, Criollo_cocoa_genome_V2, whole genome shotgun sequence genome contains the following window.
ctaattttattccCGGTACTCTTAGTCATTCATACCAAATCTTGCCCTCCTGTATACACCATAGCCGCGTTTTTAAAACTTTCCCTATCTTCGCTATTTCAAGCAGATCAGATTCCAATCCTGACCCTGACCCTGATCCTGAAGCTGGCTTGAAGCCTAAATCTAAGGCTAAAACGCAAAGCCACAACAACAAATCTATATTTTCCCAGAACAAAGATGAAAATCAGGATAAAAGCTTCCCAACAACCCTTCCTAAGAAGCCAAGACGTGGCCGTAGGAGTGAAGCTGTAGCCGTTGAGCATTTTATACGCGACTCACTTGAACGGACATTTGAATCAATCCGACACCAGAGTCCGGAAGTTTTTGAGAATAAGGTAAATGTGGTGAAGGATAGACTTGACAATGATTTTGAATCTGAGAGTAGTAGCGATAAGGATCAGGATGAGGAGGGTAGTGAAGTTGGTTTTAGAAGGGGAAAGAAGATGGTGGTCGAAGAGGATGATCCAGATTGGCCTTTGGATGCAGATGTTGGATGGGGAATTAGGGCATCAGAGTACTTTGAGCAGCACCCAATTAAGAATGTAGTGGGTGAAGATGGTGTTGAGATTGACTGGGAAGGAGAGATTGATGATAGCTGGGTAAAGGAGATCAACTGTCTGGAGTGGGAGAGCTTTGCTTTCCATCCAAGCCCTCTAATTGTTCTTGTATTTGAGAGATATAATAGGTAACTCTTTTCCTCTCAAATTTATTGTGTTACTGTCTGTCTCTTTCTAATGGTCGTAGCTCCAATTTTTGAATATTGAGGCATATGACCCAGAATCTCAGCCACTTACACAGTGCTTATGAATGCATTTGTTGCAATTAATTTTG
Protein-coding sequences here:
- the LOC18613096 gene encoding uncharacterized protein LOC18613096, with the protein product MLSLQISIAPKSFLPLGAVNIDHNSCPLLPISNFIPGTLSHSYQILPSCIHHSRVFKTFPIFAISSRSDSNPDPDPDPEAGLKPKSKAKTQSHNNKSIFSQNKDENQDKSFPTTLPKKPRRGRRSEAVAVEHFIRDSLERTFESIRHQSPEVFENKVNVVKDRLDNDFESESSSDKDQDEEGSEVGFRRGKKMVVEEDDPDWPLDADVGWGIRASEYFEQHPIKNVVGEDGVEIDWEGEIDDSWVKEINCLEWESFAFHPSPLIVLVFERYNRATNNWKTLKELEKAIQVYWNAKDRLPPRAVKLDINIERDLAYALKVRECPQILFLRGNRIVYREKEFRMADELVQMIAYFYYNAKKPSWIDEAAICHPY